The following nucleotide sequence is from Harmonia axyridis chromosome 5, icHarAxyr1.1, whole genome shotgun sequence.
TAGAATATTTTATCTTGAAAGGTTCTAATAAATGAATCATCTATTCAGTTATGATTCATTTTCTTCTTGCAATAACTTAGAGGCTTTGAACAACAATCTCTTCACAAATAATTGGTTAGGAGTtgggaatttttcaaatttgcataaatTCCTTCGtattgaattcaatttccaatttttgttttctttcccAAAACTTTAGTTAGATCAATGCTTATAATGCTTATGATTATAACAAGTCTCAAACTCAATGGTTGCAGTTGTACAATCCACAgttattatttcagttttttaaCTCACCAAAAGAATctagaaaattttttgatttattatttctatcaataaatcataattttcatttgttggcTTACCACTACAcgattttttgtatttattttcaagagaATTTGTATTGATGTTTAGTGTCGTGTGAGTTTGAAGGGATTGATATCCTTTGATGGAAATCAAAGTATTGGTTAGGAATAAGACTATCCTTgttatcatttattttgtagtattttttgaaaaattttcatagatCAAAAAGACAATTACTGCTCTGTATGATGCTGGATCATGTAGGAGTTTGCTTTTTTTATGTCGTAATCATAGGGACATTTTCAAAGACGAAAAATCAACTTCAATTAATGAGGATATTCCATTTTAAAGAATTTCCAAATATATTGTTTTaactattttcaataaaaaatgtaatattctTTTTTGGGGGGCATTACCCCCAGCACCACCTTTTGTTGAGCCCTTGACTTAATGAATTAACTTACATGCATGCTGTCTAtcatttgatttatattttgtGAAGCAATATAATTTTCTTCATATGGTTGCCAACCCAAGAAATTGTGCAATAATTATGTTGATATTCTGATTGAAGAATAATGTTCTTGGTGTATGGACACCTTTATGTCATTGAAGATTTTCATTTCTTACCAGGTGTTGTCTGAACAGAAAGAAATATTCCTTTGTTTGTGTTGGTTTTTTATTTCCCCCTTTCCACAGAAATACAGGTATGAAATGGATTTTCTCAAAGAAAATTGAGGTTTTGACTTGATGCAGAACAACTTTTCTTTATATAAATCAATTGATTGCAACTTGAATCTGAATATCAAGATTCTACTTTTGATCTGTGATTACTGACTCATGTTATCATCTTAATACagggagttttttttttttcatttttaaggtTTGTTATCCACGTGTATCGGCCACAATGAAATCAGAGCTTAGGAAAAGATTTACGGATTTATGTCAAGATGACACTCCCATGGTGAGGCGAGCGGTGGCTACCAAGTTAGGTGAATTAGCCCAAGTGGTGGATTTGGAGCATCTGAAGTCTGACTTGATACCATTGTTTGTTCATCTGGCACAGGACGAACAGGTATGTGCTAACTGAATATGTTATAGGTTGAAGAACAGCTGAAGTtataggataataataataataattccctTTATTTCTGACCTCCAATCAGTAGACATCTACTGGATCATtactattttgaaaaaaagacTAACTTTTAATACAAGCGTAATATAAGTTGTGgttgaaagataaaaaaaataatttttgaactaCTCAAGtttcttttttcttcattacttatttgaaaaatataaaaaatcgaagTTGGATTACTGAACGTTAATACAAAACCCAAAATAATTAGGGATGCGCCGAAGCGGCTTTTTTGTGATTCGGCCGGATACCGAATCTCTCACTAAGCAGCCGAAGCTTCGGCCGAAGCGGCCACCGAATCGATTTTATTGATACTGAAACAGTACCAATAGCAAACAACTAACAACTCAATAATGACTTGGAACATTGTAACAAAAGATAAACtcttgaaaaaaacaaattggttttccttataataccttcaatttgaatataaacgaggaaaaaaaaaataaaaaagaacaacataatttgatttttaataGTCGTAATTCAGTAAAGGCAAATTATGGTGTATAAATAGTAACTTTTCTGCGTTTTCTGGGTGCAGTCTGCTTCTGGATTCTTCATAGATATTTCCTGCTTCTGAAAATGACCTTTCACTCTAAACACTAGAAGCAGGtgttgaaagaaatttcatgaaCAATTGACTCAGTGTTGGAAAAACTTCTTTCTTCTCTCTCCACCAAATAGCTGGATTGTCAGTTCGGGCAATTGAAGATAAATTTAAGTACATGTCCAATTCGTCTTTTATGTCTTTCAAATCATATTTTTCTTTAGATTTGTCATTTTAGTAGAACTAGTTGCTATTTCATCGAAGCATTGCCATAACTTGCTTTTTTCAGTTCCTAATCCTTCACTAACTTCATTCTTTTccattttcttcatttctgatAAAGGTAAATCGTCTTCGTCTTCATCCTTTGAGTCACCTAGTTGTCCTTGCAAGTGCATTAAATGGAAACATTCGTCCAATACACACAGTTTAGAAGtatcaattttctctttttcaaaAAAGGCTAATTGATGCATTCGATATGAGCGAGTCTCAACACGAAATTGTATCTCGTCGCTTCGGCCGAATCGAACAACTGCTTCGGCCGAAGCCGAATATTTGAAAAGTAGGCCGAAGCGGCCGGATACCGAAGCCGAATCGATGCTTCGGCGCATCCCTAAAAATAATGTTAAGTTTTACTATAGTTTCTTCATGTTTACATTTACAACTTATTCTCAATGGAATATACGTACATCTGATATGATATtggttaatttttgaatttttttgacgcagtatcattaggctccatttGAGCTATATTCTCAAATTTGGAAATAAACAGGGGGctccaaaaaagtgtaaatgactgAACACATatgtttttttcttatggaacattTTACAcatatgaaacttcgaacaaacttgggttcttttgttccatgcaatctgagaattcaataaaaaatcggGTTCTTCCATAAGAGGAAACATATATTTGGTCAGTTACGTGTAACAATTTGAGAATATAcctctaatggagcctaatgatcggctatggtgaaaaaaattcgaaaatttcagatcttAGCCGTAAAAGCGCGTACCGTCAatgatggaacaccctgtatacatatatCAATGGTTAAACTACTTGTTGTATTATAGTTGTATATAGTTGTATTATTTTCTCTTTCAGTATTGTAACGAgctcattacagtactaaaaacagtgctgtaatgaactcattacagcattgttttcagttatatttttcattttgtggttgtcaaTACAGactatcctatcaaatttcaactcacgttaattgtcaatataatataatttggatatagtgaaataatttgcaacattattcgcaatttcttctaattctggtggtgttaaaacgatttcgtcagacataattcacgattttaatgcataattataaattatttcaagattcaaaACATACAATTCAAAGTCAAATTCCTTAATctatcaattttcgtaacaatgACACCAACTGCCACGATACaaaacaaaagtcactaggatgtataatctgaatttttcattgaattccgacaatatttcacaaaactcgactaaaatagagaaaatatcgtctaatacttgttgcagaaggcaactccaacactcatgcgttcgaaaactcgctcatTTTCGAGTTTTGcacaattttatttaatttttttttcatcttgacTTTTTCATTTCCGAACATCTTATAATATTAACTTGTTTTAGGATTCCGTGAGGTTGTTGGCTGTAGAAGCTTGTGTTAATATTGCAACACTTTTACCACAAGAAGATGTAGACCAGCTTGTAATGCCAACTCTCAGACAGTGTACAGGTAAAATCCTTGGATACTTGAACGAGAAATAGGTAATTGACGATAATTTATTTAAACAGGTGACCAATCATGGAGAGTGCGCTACATGGTGGCCGATAAATTTACGGAACTGCAGAAAGCCGTCGGTCCGGAAATAACAAGAAGTGATCTAGTTCCAGCCTTCCAAAGTCTTTTGAAAGATTCGGAAGCCGAAGTCAGAGCCGCAGCCGCAAACAAAGTTAAAGATTTCTGCCAGAATTTAGATAAAACTCATCAGGAAACTATCATTATGAACAACATCCTGCCTTGTGTAAAAGAACTGGTGACCGATGTCAATCAACACGTCAAGTCCGCCCTTGCTTCAGTTATTATGGGGCTGAGTCCAATTCTAGGCAGACACAATACCATCGAACATTTACTACCACTTTTCCTAACCCAACTTAAAGACGAATGTTCCGAAGTTAGATTAAACATAATATCGAATCTAGATTGTGTCAATGAAGTTATTGGAATACAACAACTTTCACAATCTCTCTTACCTGCCATTGTCGAATTGGCAGAGGACTCAAAATGGAGAGTTAGATCTGCAATTATTGGTAAGTATTACTTTATACACACATCAATATCACAACAATTATATACAAACTGGAATATTTAGAGCAAcagacaaaatctcaacgagGTGTAAGGAacgttttccaaaaaaaaaaaacaaatttcaccAAGGTCACTTAACAGCGATCAAAAATTATTCCTAACCTGACTTATTATTGGTATGatccgtatatcgccgagaatttcagagcggttactagtggttttcaatggtTCAGGCAACCTGCTTCGTATTTATGGACCGCATGACACTTGTCATTGGTCAACTAAATTTttctttgacagaattttggaggttataaatggttgatctctttcaatttaataataaatcataattCTTAATGGTTGTGAAGggtatttgttccataattaaaataataaagtttttgagtgttaaatgtcatggaaaatgttcataaacaaaaatctgaaaaatgaaaGTGGGTGTGGTAAGCAGTATAAAAAGTGGCGTTCTTTCATTCATCACAGATCCACCCTGATTGAAACATGATGAGCTGTCAGATGGCTCATCAGGTGTAGAACATAAGAACGAGCTGCAACCGTGGTTGAAGCGCTGAATACTTTGCTGAATAAAAGAACACATTTAATGTGTGGTTGCTCTGGTaacagataactcaccgaagtttgaggaaatagtcaccggttttttAGGAATTGGACATAAatacggaccaccaacttaaggtatggtccgtatatcaccttggttactatggttagtaagttggtggtccgtatatgtcaataaccggtgactatttcctcaaatttcggtaagttatctgtcaccagagcaaccgtacttttatcctggttaggttcggtaaccacgcccactcggtttggcagttgtcattttaattttcagattattgtttatgaacaatttccatgaaatttaacactcacaaatattattattttaataatgaAACGAATACCCTTCAGAGCTGTTAAGAACTTTCAGttgtttacaaattaaaagagatcaaccatttataacctccaaaattctgtcaaagaaaaatttggtTGACCAATGACAAGTGTCGAGCGGTTCGTAAATACGATGCAGGTTACCTGAAACATTGGaaaccactagtaaccgctATGAAATTCTCCACGATATATGGACCatacccaaaattagtaagtaTGGGAAATTTCATCTGGTTAAATGCAGTATAGGATAAAGTAAAGTTTTTTCAGTGTACTAAAACCATTTGAAGTACtgtaatttaattcaaaattaagatatcgcaATTATTACATAATTActtctcattatttttgtttgccactgtatataatataaaacGAAGTGACTGAGAATGGCATTTGAACAATTATGTTCCCGAGGAATCAAGctacatttcaagaaaaaaattgctaAAAGAGGGCGAAGgattcaagataaaataaacaacaaacTTAGTTGAGATTTTGTCTGTTCCCCCAATTTTGCCGTTGtgtataataatgaataattcaattcttCTAACTCTTTACTCATTACTTCCAGAGTACATGCCTCTTTTAGCTGGACAGTTGGGGAGAGAATTCttcgatgaaaaattaaatacactTTGTATGACATGGTTAATGGATCACGTGTTTGCTATAAGAGAAGCAGCTACCTTGAACCTAAGAAAATTGGTAGATCAGTTCGGTGCCGAATGGGCTGAAAATACGATCATTCCTAAAGTATTAGCGATGTCCCGAGATCaagtaagaaatttttttgttttcatcaatttttcattaatttttgattGGGAATTATTTCTGACATGACATATAAGTAATTGAGAGAATCGTATAATTGGGAAATTAAAGTTTATTGATTAAGTGGGTTATCAAAAAATTCagctatgtttttttttacaagaaaaaaaatgtttcaaagatccttagtttttttgaagaatgagATTCTGctaagaaaaatttaaatactCTAATCTTGACCTTGAAATAACCTTGTAAATCAAACTCCAAGGTCACATTGAATGCTTTCGATGTCCCCCTGAAGATTAAGAAACTTtgattcgaaacatttttctatCCGTGTTCTTCCCAAGGAGTTATTTCAGTGGATCTTTTAAAatgggtcaccctgtataatggcaTATCTTCAAAAagagaatttattatttttatatggcTTTTCATTACTTTAAGAGGGTTTCTATACCGTTTCATCGGTCAGTTCAAAAATAGGTACGCTATATTTTGCGCTaaagaccatcgatttatatgaagtttttactataattattaattttttggattGGAAAAAAACTcatgaatttttaattgaagaataaatatacgcatgatataacttttctaacaaacatttcttttttttaagaattttcacCTAAAAGATTATAgaaaaagtcttgtcaaaggctgaaaacGCGGTTCTTATTAAATTAACAATGAAGCCGAAAAACCTATTTcaaattcttgcatgtggtaaaTAAGGTTTGAGATCGCTTCACTTATCCTGAAAATTGTGGGATCTCACAAACGCGGAGGGGAGAGaagtagttaaactttggcagGTCACGAGAATGCCACATGGTATGAACCCCTCTTAAGAAGAATGTATTTTGTTATAATAATTTGACGGTTCCTGGAAGCAAAAGtgcgaaatttcgtgaaaaaattacatgaatctTAATTTGAAAAAGTACGCAAAAGTTTCAGAATTCATGTCAGTGTGTTTCTCATATTTTTGTACCTAATTTTTCAAACCCTGTTTAaccttggtttttttttttctagaattaCCTTTACCGTATGACTTGTCTGTTCTGCATCAATGTTCTGGCGGAAGCATGTGGCAGTGATATTACCACAAGATTACTTCTTCCTACAGTTCTTTTTATGGCAAGTGACAAAGTAGCAAATGTAAGGTTCAATGTTGCAAAAACCCTGCAAAAAATTGCTCCACAGCTAGACCAAGCTGTTATACAACCTCAAGTAAAACCAATCTTAGACAAACTTAATGTAGATTCTGATATTGACGTTAAATATTCAGCTTCTGAAGCTATCGCAGGCATTACTGGTGAGTTGAAACAAAATTATTGCGAGTAATTTTGAATCTAATTTACGTAAAAAACTTGCAGCCTTAGGATGAAGACAAACTGGAATGTGAAAATAATCATACAAATGAGCTGACAGAAAGATACAGAATGAAACATTATTatacataataaaatattaattacagTAGATCTTAATATCTGTCTGTTGTGCTTTAATATTATTTAAGGAAATTGTAACATAGAGAACCTTTGACAAGTATAATGTTAAATTCATACGATACCAGTTCACCCTTTGTGTTATCTGAAACTTCATGAGGTTCAAAAAACTGCATTCATTTTATCCAAAACAATtctttattttgtattatagCAGGTTATTCTtaataaaattttcttcttaAGTGTGTTtgtaaattattcttaaaaccAATAAATTTATACAATCAAACTTTTTCTTCATCAGATGATGttcttgttcttttttttcttttggtttttCCACTTGTTTTCCCACTTCTACTCGGTTCTGGTGAGCTTATTAGATTTGTTTCAGTTCCTTCTTCACTTGTTGTTTCGTTTTTCTTACTTCGTTTACTGTATTTATCTTTTTTTCTAGACTTTGGTGAAGAACTCCTGTTGGAGCTTTCTGTTGTTTCCCCACTTGTTTCGTTTTCCTTGAAATAGCATATATATGATTAAATAATAAGTCATAGATGATGAGATTATTGAAAAGAAAAGTACATACAGTTCATTTATGGTTTTTGTAATGGAAACGCAAGCGCGTTTGCGCAAGAATTGGAATACCTACTGACAAATGTATATAGATgcttccaaaaataaaaattcaatcactaTATCCATTGTGAAAAAATACCGTGACACGTCGATACTAAATGACTTGTAAACAAAGAATGAATTGgcagattgaaatgaaatttcacacaCATTCAAATGAAGAATGTACcaacataacaaaaaaaataggcTAGTAGCAGCGCCCTCACTTATCGAATCgcaaaacttattgaacaacACATGTATCTCGTTAGTCTCATCAAATTTTTTCCCCACCTTCCTTGAAATAGCAAGGGCTCGAAGCTCTAGTGTGCCGAGccccggggtgacacgcacctTACTGGAAAGCAGCTAATATGACGatgatttttattcaaatgtcgctctcaagaaaaaaaaaatgacgggtCTGAacgattttccaaaattttcattttttcacccgaaaagatgtttctttttCAAAGTAACTCCGTGTTTATTCTATCTGTAGTAAGAAGGGTGCTATTGAAAAACACAGTGAGCGATGTAAATATATATATCGGTATATAATGAAAAcaactgaaccttataaggATGCAGATGCAAAATAAGccatagcgtgccgtaagagaggcccaaatgttgtgcgcgccgaggaatggataaatttggatcctttcaacactttcttttacagcagcaatattttcgatcAAGCGTTCATTTCGACAATGTGTGGGCCTTGagacatcagtaacagatccagtattttcgaatttttttactgtcttaccaattgtacgctcagatggactattatgtcgaccataatcCGTCCGTAATGGACGAAACGTAATTACtacagaattattatttttgtagtaagttttGACAATTTTACACGTCCAGCTGCAGATAAACGAACCATATTGTTGAAGGGCTAACCTTCAATTAAACaaatgacagttctgtttgacatatgtcattgaaactgGGCTGTGAAATCCGGACCATGGCATGGATAACCTAGTATGTATATCCTGTATTGAAgacaactttatttcaaatcaccTTCTTGCGATATTGTGGTAGTGTTGAACCAAGGTGTTAAATATGGTTTTCACAATATATTTTCACATTGCAACATACAGCCTTTTTATTTTCACTcaacatttcattttcaaaaatcaaattcttaTAAATAAACTTCAGAAGATGCTTTTGTTGACACAATTTGACTAAATGGTTAATTAAAACctgaaattttttctgaattacagaCAAATGTACTTACAGCCATTATTTCAGCCACAGATTTTCCCCCTGTATATCCACAATCACCTCTTCCAAAAAGCCATCCTGGGGCAACACCATACGGGTCTTCAAGCAGAAGAGCATTTCTTGCCGAAGTGTACAAAATTCTTGAAATCAGAAATATGAATAACTTCATTAAATTATTGATGTAATCCAGTAAACAACATTAAACTCACTTGAAACGCAATAATCAGAACTGTAGTgataatgaaagaaattattgctTTTTCTATTGGTGCTTTAAGATATTGAAGACATCCTTCTGTATTTATGGAACTGGTCACTATGGTGGGTTCATCGGACCAAATATGAACTGATTGTGTTTGCTGTATTGGATCATGTAGACACTGCATTGGAAAATCAACTTTACAGCAACTCCATGGCAATACTTCTAGACTATTTGTCTCCGATTCACTTTTTAGCCTGAATGAAATATGTACACCTTATGagatattatctgaacgtgtacatcgtatcattcacgaatatttgtgcataagaaaactgtgtgcaaaatgggtgccgcgcgagctcacaatcgatcaaaagcaacaacgtgttaatgattctgagccgtgtttgaagctgtttaagtgcaataaacctgaatttttgcatcgatatgtgacaatggatgaaacatggctccatcatttcagtccggagtccaatcgacagttagctgagaggactgcacacgatgaaccgaatccaaatcgaggaaaatcacaacagtcagctggcaaggttatgctatcagtattctggtatgcgcaaggtataatatttcttgatgacctccaaaaaggccataccatcaacagcgattattatatagcgttattggatcgttcaaaggagGAAATCGGTAAAAAACTGAcccatttaatgaaaaaaaggtgctgtttcatcaagacaatgcgccgtgtcacaaatcaatgaaaacaatgacaaaattgcatgaatttggctttgaattgcttctgcatccaccgttttcgccagatctggcccccagcgactttttcctgttctcagacctcaaaaaaatgctcgatggaaagaaatttagcgccaatgaagaagtaatcgccgaaactgaggcctattttgatgcgaaagacaaatcgtactacaaaaatggtatcgaaaagttgtaagatcgctataatcgctgtatcgccctcgaaggcaactatgttgaataataacatcgaattttgccaaaaaaatgtgttttactatggtagaccggggacttttcagttGGCCTGTTACTCACTTTTTGATCACATCAGAGTTCGCATTGTAGTGGTATTTCGTTAGCCATTCTAAATCATACCAATCTTGATAACCACTAATCCCACAGCATTCAAGCTGATACTGAAGCTTATCAATGGTTTCCTTCCATACAGTATCTTTTAAATAATTCCTCATACCATGCTGAAGGGAGTGCTTCATCGAACGAATAATGTACTTACTGACTTTTCGTAAAATCGAACAAAGAATCATTAAGTTGAGGAGAATATTACCTCCTGCACATGTCCACAGTAGAAGCAAACCACTGGTACTCTTTCTAAAACGTGATTGagatatattttaattattgggATGTAATTTGAATTCGTTACTTCTGCGGTTGATTCAAACATTTCTCGCAAATTTTGATGCCCATAACGTAATGCAAAAGAACATGGGTCCCATATATTCCAGTTACGACGAAAACGAAGTTAATTTCAGATCTTTCCGAGTATAAAATTGGAGCAAAGTATAAAACCATATAGGCAGATGTTGACGTAATGGAGAGGCCAAGAAGTATCTGTAGGAAGTTCAATCCGTTGAATAGAAATCCCAATGTACGCCTTTGCTTCAAAGATAATTTGAAAACACCAAATGACATTTCTTATTCCGTCATCCGAAATGTCCCTACACTGACACATATgccataataaaaattttgaaactaaatgAAGTTTTCTTTAGTCCTTATTCTAGAGAACAGGATGCGTGacttgaattaatttcaattaatatgtatattcttttgagatagaacaatacaaaaaaatataatcttcaaacaataaagcatgtgtagataaaatctcagtattagcagaggaaatttaaacggggcatcatacatttcaacttaTGAAAGAAGTTAAGAAGAGTACAGTTAAAAACCTCACCAAAAACTTTGtatccccgtataggtgtagaGTGATTGGTTTGTTTattttgtttacagaataagatgacatatttatattgaagggctccTTATTCATCCAAACAAACTCTTTTCCATCCTTCCTCTTCACCAAAATTTTACGACATATATATGTACACTAACtatgtatactaactgacaaggaaattgcaacacccagaaggagctgtttaaattttaaatttttttttggtgaaacattatagtatagcaaggagtaaatgattgaatttggagaaaataatcgtgaaggttttttcatgttactgtagttgttttttgcaagtt
It contains:
- the LOC123680450 gene encoding peripherin-2; translated protein: MSFGVFKLSLKQRRTLGFLFNGLNFLQILLGLSITSTSAYMVLYFAPILYSERSEINFVFVVTGIYGTHVLLHYVMGIKICEKCLNQPQKKSTSGLLLLWTCAGGNILLNLMILCSILRKVSKYIIRSMKHSLQHGMRNYLKDTVWKETIDKLQYQLECCGISGYQDWYDLEWLTKYHYNANSDVIKKLKSESETNSLEVLPWSCCKVDFPMQCLHDPIQQTQSVHIWSDEPTIVTSSINTEGCLQYLKAPIEKAIISFIITTVLIIAFQLFIFLISRILYTSARNALLLEDPYGVAPGWLFGRGDCGYTGGKSVAEIMAENETSGETTESSNRSSSPKSRKKDKYSKRSKKNETTSEEGTETNLISSPEPSRSGKTSGKTKRKKRTRTSSDEEKV
- the LOC123680449 gene encoding serine/threonine-protein phosphatase 2A 65 kDa regulatory subunit A alpha isoform translates to MAASDSAGDDSLYPIAVLIDELKNEDVQLRLNSIKKLSTIALALGVERTRKELIPFLTETIYDEDEVLLALAEQLGQFITLVGGPEYAYCLLPPLESLATVEETVVRDKAVESLRAVAQQHTPADLENHFVPLVLRLATGDWFTSRTSACGLFSVCYPRVSATMKSELRKRFTDLCQDDTPMVRRAVATKLGELAQVVDLEHLKSDLIPLFVHLAQDEQDSVRLLAVEACVNIATLLPQEDVDQLVMPTLRQCTGDQSWRVRYMVADKFTELQKAVGPEITRSDLVPAFQSLLKDSEAEVRAAAANKVKDFCQNLDKTHQETIIMNNILPCVKELVTDVNQHVKSALASVIMGLSPILGRHNTIEHLLPLFLTQLKDECSEVRLNIISNLDCVNEVIGIQQLSQSLLPAIVELAEDSKWRVRSAIIEYMPLLAGQLGREFFDEKLNTLCMTWLMDHVFAIREAATLNLRKLVDQFGAEWAENTIIPKVLAMSRDQNYLYRMTCLFCINVLAEACGSDITTRLLLPTVLFMASDKVANVRFNVAKTLQKIAPQLDQAVIQPQVKPILDKLNVDSDIDVKYSASEAIAGITALG